From Saccharothrix espanaensis DSM 44229, the proteins below share one genomic window:
- a CDS encoding NB-ARC domain-containing protein — MSGRLAELLRQHRARAGLTQSELAAVSGVSLRAISDIERAHAVRPQQRTVDALAGALALHGEPLDRFRRSARPRRTGRVAARDRQAAPDDGLVGRERDSARLGALLTGGAVVVLHGPRGVGKSALARHAARLWRDRFPDGRVVVDLCGSQADPVPPAVVFDAVLDALGAPPRGRPCGTAESARLCRLLLHDRRVLLVFEDAADEEQVRPLLVHGPGSAVLVTTGQEPAESGIAVEPLEERAASTLFAAIVGARRVEAEPVAAQRIVRACGGLPVALRVIGLCLARSPRWTLGDAARKLDRDRGRQAPLTLAYHRLDGEAALTLRRLALSPVAEVTGETAAEATGLSPDAAEGALDDLVEAGFLDPDRRLHEVVRVFARTRLDVEEDQTATRPYEVRVVRSLLATPDGQRPRVLRAGIDLGLCAEVSAAVDRQDPAHRAWTTVFALGVHAARMAGDRRAEAAHLDRMGRACVLEGRIDTAVELHDQARQVASAIGARDEEALALLHRGVAEHLAGRPGRALSCVDTALPLLAADEDDGRRHLARSLRGRLLDAVGRHTEAVDVHHRAVAWLRGDLGCDTPALATAAARWGNSLAALGRWREACGAFRESERLFQAAGMPFEAARAGLRIASALLRLARRDDAQHRLEEVDAVLREGLWPRPASLLRALDELADAGGKLWAQRFREHAAAAYERGGDADSALLLRAVLTDEPPGEVAAGG; from the coding sequence ATGTCCGGGAGACTCGCCGAACTGCTGCGCCAGCACCGGGCCAGGGCCGGGTTGACGCAGTCCGAACTGGCCGCCGTGTCCGGGGTCAGCCTGCGCGCGATCAGCGACATCGAGCGCGCGCACGCGGTACGCCCCCAGCAGCGCACGGTCGACGCGCTGGCCGGTGCGCTGGCCCTGCACGGCGAACCCCTCGACCGGTTCCGGCGCAGCGCCCGGCCCCGGCGGACCGGCCGGGTGGCCGCCCGCGACCGGCAGGCCGCCCCGGACGACGGTCTGGTGGGCCGCGAGCGCGACTCGGCCCGGCTGGGCGCGCTGCTCACCGGCGGCGCGGTGGTCGTGCTGCACGGCCCGCGCGGCGTCGGGAAGTCCGCCCTGGCCCGGCACGCCGCCCGGCTGTGGCGCGACCGCTTCCCGGACGGCCGGGTGGTCGTGGACCTGTGCGGGTCCCAGGCCGACCCGGTGCCGCCGGCCGTGGTGTTCGACGCGGTGCTGGACGCGCTCGGCGCGCCGCCCCGGGGCAGGCCCTGCGGCACCGCCGAATCGGCCCGGCTGTGCCGGCTGCTGCTGCACGACCGCAGGGTGCTGCTGGTGTTCGAGGACGCGGCCGACGAGGAGCAGGTCCGGCCGCTGCTGGTGCACGGCCCCGGGTCGGCCGTGCTGGTGACCACCGGGCAGGAGCCGGCGGAGTCCGGCATCGCCGTCGAACCGCTGGAGGAACGCGCGGCGAGCACCCTGTTCGCCGCGATCGTCGGCGCGCGCCGGGTCGAGGCGGAGCCGGTGGCGGCGCAGCGGATCGTGCGGGCGTGCGGCGGGCTGCCCGTCGCGCTGCGGGTGATCGGCCTGTGCCTGGCCCGCAGCCCCCGCTGGACGCTCGGCGACGCCGCCCGCAAGCTCGACCGGGACCGCGGCCGGCAGGCCCCGCTCACGCTGGCCTACCACCGGCTCGACGGCGAGGCCGCGCTCACCCTGCGCCGGCTCGCGCTCTCGCCGGTCGCCGAGGTGACCGGCGAGACCGCGGCCGAGGCGACCGGGCTGTCCCCGGACGCCGCCGAGGGCGCGCTGGACGACCTGGTCGAGGCCGGTTTCCTGGACCCGGACCGGCGGCTGCACGAGGTGGTCCGGGTGTTCGCGCGGACCAGGCTGGACGTCGAGGAGGACCAGACCGCCACCCGGCCGTACGAGGTGCGCGTGGTGCGGTCGCTGCTGGCCACCCCGGACGGGCAGCGCCCCCGCGTGCTGCGGGCCGGCATCGACCTCGGGCTGTGCGCCGAGGTGTCGGCCGCGGTGGACCGGCAGGACCCCGCCCACCGCGCGTGGACCACGGTGTTCGCGCTCGGCGTCCACGCCGCGCGGATGGCCGGCGACCGGCGGGCGGAGGCCGCCCACCTGGACCGGATGGGTCGGGCGTGCGTGCTGGAAGGCCGGATCGACACCGCGGTCGAACTGCACGACCAGGCGCGCCAGGTCGCCTCGGCGATCGGCGCGCGGGACGAGGAAGCCCTGGCGCTGCTGCACCGGGGCGTCGCCGAGCACCTGGCCGGGCGGCCCGGCCGCGCGCTGTCGTGCGTCGACACCGCCCTCCCGCTGCTGGCCGCCGACGAGGACGACGGCCGGCGGCACCTGGCCCGCTCGCTGCGCGGCCGGCTGCTCGACGCGGTCGGCCGGCACACCGAGGCCGTCGACGTGCACCACCGCGCGGTGGCGTGGCTGCGCGGCGACCTGGGGTGCGACACACCGGCGCTGGCGACCGCCGCCGCGCGCTGGGGCAACAGCCTGGCCGCACTCGGCCGGTGGCGGGAGGCGTGCGGCGCGTTCCGCGAGTCCGAGCGGCTGTTCCAGGCCGCCGGGATGCCCTTCGAGGCCGCGCGGGCCGGGCTGCGGATCGCCTCCGCGCTGCTGCGGCTGGCCCGCCGCGACGACGCCCAGCACCGCTTGGAGGAGGTCGACGCCGTGCTGCGCGAGGGGCTGTGGCCACGTCCGGCGAGCCTGCTGCGGGCGCTGGACGAACTGGCCGACGCGGGCGGGAAGCTGTGGGCGCAACGGTTCCGCGAGCACGCGGCGGCGGCCTACGAGCGCGGCGGCGACGCCGACTCGGCGCTCCTGCTGCGGGCCGTGCTCACCGACGAGCCTCCCGGCGAGGTGGCCGCCGGCGGGTGA
- a CDS encoding SagB/ThcOx family dehydrogenase, translating into MHPYPGGTPTALHPAAAEILAAFDTWVEPAKAAEGLDHLHPDTVAEAAQVLHEAGALVAEGTAEADRDGQVAHRWQSWSPEASFFHYATQDIGTSDARLEDAVRPAGQTAAEGTAATAADGPSHVLFTEYPDADRVLLPRPPAELTLPYGQVLYARRTHRDFTDDPVPLPTLALLLSTVFGPVDYIDSGKGALFRRTSPAGGSRQELDAYLGILNVTGLAPGMYHYNVREHSVELLSPGMDRDETARLGADQDWFGNVAFFVVLAAVIDRMSSKYGSPRCYRVSLLNAGHLGQTFALTATALGLGPAQTGAFSDTPLADRLGLDNIGHTPLYVLAAGIPHPDPQLAAPQATLDTFRTRPATKPRPDPQA; encoded by the coding sequence ACCGCCCTGCACCCGGCGGCGGCGGAGATCCTGGCAGCCTTCGACACGTGGGTGGAGCCCGCCAAGGCCGCTGAAGGGCTGGACCACCTCCACCCGGACACCGTCGCCGAGGCGGCGCAGGTCCTGCACGAGGCAGGGGCGCTGGTGGCTGAGGGCACCGCCGAGGCCGACCGCGACGGACAGGTGGCCCACCGTTGGCAGAGCTGGTCGCCCGAGGCGTCGTTCTTCCACTACGCCACCCAGGACATCGGAACCTCCGACGCCCGGCTCGAAGACGCGGTGCGACCCGCCGGGCAGACTGCTGCCGAGGGCACCGCCGCGACCGCTGCCGACGGCCCATCGCACGTGTTGTTCACCGAGTACCCCGACGCCGACCGCGTGCTGCTCCCGCGACCTCCCGCCGAGCTGACCCTGCCCTACGGCCAGGTGCTCTACGCGCGCCGCACACACCGCGACTTCACCGACGACCCGGTGCCCCTGCCCACGCTGGCCCTGCTGCTGTCCACTGTGTTCGGCCCGGTGGACTACATCGACTCCGGCAAGGGCGCGCTGTTCCGCCGCACCAGCCCGGCCGGCGGCTCGCGCCAGGAACTGGACGCCTACCTGGGCATCCTGAACGTCACCGGCCTCGCCCCCGGCATGTACCACTACAACGTCCGCGAACACTCGGTGGAGCTGCTCTCGCCCGGCATGGACCGCGACGAGACCGCGCGCCTGGGAGCCGACCAGGATTGGTTCGGCAACGTGGCGTTCTTCGTCGTGCTCGCCGCCGTCATCGACCGCATGAGCAGCAAGTACGGCAGCCCCCGCTGCTACCGGGTAAGCCTGCTCAACGCGGGCCACCTGGGTCAGACCTTCGCCCTGACCGCGACCGCCCTGGGACTCGGTCCCGCCCAGACCGGCGCGTTCAGTGACACACCCCTCGCCGACCGCCTGGGTCTGGACAACATCGGCCACACCCCGCTCTACGTCCTGGCCGCCGGCATCCCCCATCCCGACCCGCAACTGGCCGCACCCCAAGCGACGCTCGACACCTTCCGCACCCGACCCGCCACCAAGCCACGCCCTGATCCGCAGGCGTAG
- a CDS encoding sigma-70 family RNA polymerase sigma factor: protein MSTTAMSQNTDDGTRADGDFVAAVYDQHAASLLRYVRGLLPNDPHRAEDVVQECVLRAWRNEAALAAQRNSVRPWLFRVARNLVIDWARRDRVRPLEYGDDGFDLLPGSADFADQVLRRCVVDQVLARLTPTHHQALRQVYHLDRTRQRAAAALGVPVGTVKSRVHHATIAATEALAGYGVTTADW, encoded by the coding sequence ATGTCCACCACTGCGATGTCCCAGAACACGGACGACGGCACGCGAGCGGACGGCGACTTCGTGGCGGCGGTCTACGACCAGCACGCCGCGTCGCTGCTGCGCTACGTGCGCGGCCTGCTGCCGAACGACCCGCACCGCGCCGAGGACGTGGTGCAGGAGTGCGTGCTGCGGGCCTGGCGCAACGAGGCCGCGCTCGCCGCGCAGCGCAACTCGGTCCGGCCGTGGCTGTTCCGGGTGGCCCGCAACCTGGTCATCGACTGGGCCCGGCGCGACCGGGTCCGGCCGCTGGAGTACGGCGACGACGGCTTCGACCTGCTGCCCGGCAGCGCCGACTTCGCCGACCAGGTGCTCCGGCGCTGCGTGGTGGACCAGGTGCTGGCCCGGCTCACCCCGACCCACCACCAGGCCCTGCGGCAGGTCTACCACCTGGACCGGACCCGGCAGCGGGCCGCCGCCGCGCTGGGGGTGCCGGTCGGCACGGTGAAATCGCGCGTGCACCACGCGACCATCGCGGCGACCGAGGCGCTGGCCGGGTACGGGGTCACCACTGCGGACTGGTGA